The following proteins come from a genomic window of Candidatus Thiodiazotropha sp. CDECU1:
- a CDS encoding sensor histidine kinase, translating to MSVLRTNSLEHRLHLGLALSLIVLMGLLWLFGAQSIQELTEDFIASRLEHDSEALLAAMAVKHQQFKVRPARVNQIYRRPYSGHYYLIRHQDGTETHSRSLWDFKLHIPMLPVGDSRRMHMLGPEAQQLLVYVAGFKKQGRELTVAVAEDLQPIKQQRDLFLRNFALLALLGLVALLLVQGMVVRHSFRRLEPLRDDVKSLATGDEKLLCEDVPDEMSPLVKEINHLLQLLTRRNKRSRNALGNLAHALKAPMNLLMRYFDTTATAENQIDRSLAGQQVERVRLLIDRELKRARLAGSGTMSQRFDPHIDLQDLLNVLKQIYQDKQLSIEAVVAMDQPPFGDREDILELLGNLLDNACKWANKKVRCTLSGEDRLQILVEDDGEGLGDEDVSRLTRRGSRLDENMEGQGLGLAIVSDVVTLYEGELKFDRSPELRGLRVSVVLNRI from the coding sequence ATGTCGGTGTTGAGAACTAACTCTCTCGAACATCGACTGCACCTGGGGTTGGCGCTCAGCCTGATCGTATTGATGGGATTGCTATGGTTATTCGGCGCACAATCCATTCAAGAGCTGACAGAAGATTTTATCGCATCCCGCCTGGAACATGACAGCGAGGCCTTGCTCGCAGCGATGGCCGTTAAACATCAGCAGTTCAAGGTTCGGCCCGCCCGCGTCAACCAAATCTATCGACGTCCCTATTCCGGACACTACTATCTTATTCGTCATCAAGACGGCACTGAGACCCACTCACGATCACTTTGGGACTTTAAACTCCATATTCCTATGCTGCCGGTCGGTGACAGCAGGCGTATGCATATGCTCGGTCCTGAAGCGCAGCAGCTGTTGGTTTATGTTGCCGGATTTAAAAAACAGGGGCGGGAACTTACCGTTGCAGTGGCGGAGGATCTGCAACCGATAAAACAGCAACGGGATCTGTTTCTACGTAATTTTGCATTGTTGGCGCTACTCGGCCTGGTCGCATTATTGTTGGTCCAGGGTATGGTTGTCAGGCACTCGTTCCGTCGTCTCGAACCCTTGCGCGATGATGTGAAGAGTCTGGCTACAGGGGATGAGAAACTGTTGTGCGAAGATGTCCCGGATGAGATGTCTCCCTTGGTCAAGGAGATCAATCACCTGTTGCAGCTCCTTACAAGAAGGAATAAACGATCGCGTAACGCCCTCGGTAATCTTGCCCATGCCTTGAAAGCGCCCATGAATCTGCTGATGCGCTACTTCGACACAACTGCCACGGCTGAAAATCAGATAGACCGGAGTTTGGCAGGACAACAGGTGGAAAGGGTCAGATTGTTAATCGACCGAGAACTCAAGCGTGCCCGTCTGGCGGGTAGTGGAACCATGAGTCAGAGATTTGATCCACACATCGATCTACAGGATCTGTTGAATGTATTGAAACAGATTTACCAGGATAAGCAGTTATCGATAGAGGCGGTCGTGGCAATGGACCAACCCCCCTTCGGTGACCGGGAGGATATTCTTGAGTTGTTGGGTAACCTCCTTGATAACGCATGTAAATGGGCGAACAAAAAGGTACGCTGCACGCTTTCCGGAGAGGATCGTTTGCAGATCCTTGTGGAAGATGATGGTGAGGGGTTGGGTGATGAAGACGTCTCCAGATTGACACGCCGTGGCAGTCGATTGGATGAGAATATGGAAGGACAGGGACTTGGGCTGGCGATCGTATCTGATGTCGTCACTCTCTATGAGGGAGAGTTGAAGTTTGACCGATCACCAGAGTTGCGTGGACTTCGTGTCAGTGTGGTTTTGAATCGTATCTGA
- a CDS encoding response regulator transcription factor, with amino-acid sequence MRLLLVEDDNLLATSLKHDLEQQGYAVDCAEEGIEAEFMGDNMAYDLIVLDLGLPNRSGLEVLKNWRKRDNRTPVIILTARDAWHERVEGFKAGADDYLGKPFHIEELVVRLQALVRRSHDLVGASLKSGGLELDEERQQVILPDQQRLDLTGTEFRLLRCFILNKDKILSKTRLTEHVYEQDFDRDSNLIEVYIRRLRDKLGKQVIETRRGQGYIYVGVEN; translated from the coding sequence TTGCGTCTGCTGCTGGTTGAAGATGACAATCTCCTCGCCACATCACTAAAGCACGACCTGGAACAGCAGGGGTATGCCGTTGATTGTGCCGAGGAGGGTATTGAAGCTGAGTTTATGGGCGATAACATGGCATATGATCTTATCGTCCTGGACCTGGGTCTACCTAACCGGTCCGGTCTGGAGGTGTTGAAGAACTGGCGCAAACGGGATAATCGTACTCCGGTGATCATATTGACCGCCCGGGATGCCTGGCATGAACGGGTTGAGGGGTTCAAGGCCGGTGCGGACGACTATCTGGGCAAACCGTTTCATATTGAAGAGCTGGTGGTACGCCTGCAGGCATTGGTGCGTCGCAGTCACGATCTGGTGGGGGCCAGCCTCAAGTCTGGTGGCCTGGAGCTCGACGAGGAGAGACAGCAGGTGATATTGCCCGATCAGCAGAGACTCGATCTCACCGGAACGGAATTTCGCCTGTTACGCTGCTTCATCCTCAACAAAGACAAGATACTCTCCAAAACCCGTTTAACGGAACATGTTTATGAACAGGATTTCGATCGTGACAGCAATCTGATTGAAGTCTATATTCGTCGTTTACGTGACAAGTTGGGCAAGCAGGTGATCGAGACACGCAGAGGACAAGGGTATATCTATGTCGGTGTTGAGAACTAA
- a CDS encoding PepSY domain-containing protein produces MIGKTTTNILLMMALVISGLSLAEEGYEEARRLTESGAILPLEEIIPLIQAKQPGRILELELERERGLYLYEIEILDGRGAVWEIKVDAASGKILEHELED; encoded by the coding sequence ATGATTGGTAAAACCACAACAAACATATTGCTCATGATGGCGCTGGTGATATCCGGTCTATCTCTGGCCGAGGAGGGCTATGAAGAGGCGCGACGCCTGACCGAATCTGGTGCCATTCTTCCCCTTGAGGAGATTATCCCACTCATTCAGGCGAAACAGCCGGGTAGGATTCTGGAACTTGAGTTGGAACGTGAAAGAGGGCTATATCTATATGAGATAGAGATTCTCGATGGGAGGGGAGCGGTATGGGAGATCAAGGTCGATGCCGCCTCAGGGAAGATTCTGGAACATGAATTGGAGGATTGA
- a CDS encoding helix-turn-helix transcriptional regulator, with protein MNSFMKKMGSWRNILLIVMGSIFLIALEILEDPDLTLGEIILEMIQPTLIVIIAVGMVRLTEQFKMQHETQMLLIRDLETARVEGMQWRSGMSDLIKGLSDGIARQFSEWSLTAAEREVGLLILKGMSYKEIAVMRDVSEKTVRQQAHSIYRKAKLSGRAALSAFFLEDLLLPPAMNNSNET; from the coding sequence ATGAACAGTTTTATGAAAAAGATGGGTAGTTGGAGAAATATTTTGTTGATAGTCATGGGTAGTATCTTCCTCATTGCCCTTGAGATACTCGAGGACCCTGACCTAACCCTTGGTGAAATAATCCTGGAAATGATTCAACCCACCTTAATCGTCATTATCGCGGTAGGGATGGTACGTTTGACTGAACAGTTCAAGATGCAACATGAGACACAAATGCTGTTGATCAGGGATTTGGAAACAGCCCGTGTCGAGGGTATGCAATGGCGAAGTGGCATGAGTGACTTGATCAAAGGGTTGAGCGATGGCATCGCAAGACAATTCAGCGAATGGTCCCTGACCGCGGCAGAACGGGAAGTGGGCTTACTGATACTCAAAGGCATGAGCTACAAGGAGATCGCTGTGATGCGTGATGTCAGCGAAAAGACTGTCCGGCAACAGGCCCATTCCATCTATCGTAAGGCCAAATTGAGTGGCCGGGCTGCTCTCTCCGCCTTTTTTCTGGAAGACCTGCTACTGCCGCCGGCGATGAACAATTCCAATGAAACCTGA